One segment of Streptomyces roseifaciens DNA contains the following:
- a CDS encoding alanine racemase: protein MALTLYVDTARWRAHQQTIVQQFPGIIPVCKGNGYGFGNERLADEAARFGSDVLAVGTTYEAARIKDYFSGDLLVLTPFRLGEEPVPLPDRAIRSVSSVEGVRGLVGARVVVEVMSTMKRHGISEEDLPKLHAAIEDVRLEGFAIHLPLDRTDGSDAVQEISEWMERLRNARLPLHTMFVSHLKSEELARLQQQYPHTRFRARIGTRLWLGDHGATHYKGAVLDVTPVSKGDRFGYRQQKVGADGHLVVVAGGTSHGVGLEAPKALHGMMPRAKGVARAGLATMNRNQSPFYWADKQLWFAEPPHMQVSILFVPNDMPTPQVGDEMVAKLRHTTTTFDRLVDH from the coding sequence ATGGCGCTCACGCTCTACGTCGACACCGCGCGCTGGCGGGCGCACCAGCAAACCATCGTCCAGCAGTTCCCGGGCATCATCCCGGTGTGCAAGGGCAATGGATACGGCTTCGGCAACGAGCGGCTGGCCGACGAGGCGGCACGCTTCGGCTCGGACGTCCTCGCCGTGGGCACCACCTACGAAGCGGCCCGGATCAAGGACTACTTCAGCGGTGACCTGCTGGTGCTCACCCCCTTCCGGCTGGGCGAGGAGCCCGTGCCGCTGCCGGACCGGGCCATCCGGTCCGTCTCCTCGGTCGAGGGGGTGCGCGGCCTGGTGGGCGCGCGCGTCGTCGTCGAGGTCATGAGCACCATGAAGCGGCACGGCATCAGCGAGGAGGACCTGCCCAAGCTGCACGCGGCCATAGAGGACGTGCGCCTGGAGGGCTTCGCCATCCACCTGCCGCTGGACCGCACGGACGGCTCGGACGCCGTCCAGGAGATCTCCGAGTGGATGGAGCGGCTGCGCAACGCACGCCTGCCGCTGCACACCATGTTCGTCAGCCACCTGAAGTCCGAGGAACTCGCGCGGCTGCAGCAGCAGTACCCGCACACCCGCTTCCGCGCCCGCATCGGCACCCGGCTGTGGCTCGGCGACCACGGCGCCACCCACTACAAGGGTGCGGTCCTGGACGTGACGCCCGTGTCCAAGGGCGACCGCTTCGGCTACCGCCAGCAGAAGGTCGGCGCCGACGGCCACCTCGTCGTCGTGGCGGGCGGCACCTCGCACGGCGTGGGCCTGGAGGCGCCGAAGGCGCTGCACGGCATGATGCCGCGGGCCAAGGGCGTCGCCCGGGCGGGCCTCGCCACCATGAACCGCAACCAGTCGCCCTTCTACTGGGCCGACAAGCAGCTGTGGTTCGCGGAGCCCCCGCACATGCAGGTGTCGATCCTCTTCGTGCCGAACGACATGCCGACCCCCCAGGTCGGCGATGAGATGGTGGCCAAGCTGCGGCACACCACCACGACGTTCGACCGTCTCGTCGACCACTGA
- a CDS encoding transglycosylase domain-containing protein: MSEHRRKPPPQPQGGGRAAARRAAQQPGSGRRAAPTSSSAARSGRGETDRHGSRAEGRRATQRGPAAGGRRRGGDPGGGSGGRRPGKKRFIDYPRAGKDGAKRWLPSWKLVLGTAFTFIGLIFGTVGIALAVVQVPSAQRTAQVQKNVYYWADGKQMVVAGGGALNRQIVPISKIPLSMQRAVISAENASFYKDWGVDPMGIARAVVKMAQGGETQSGSTITQQFVKNTYLSQEQTLKRKATELLISIKVGATKDKDEILAGYLNTAYYGRGAYGIQAAARAYYDKDCKDLTPSESAFLAATLNGPNLYDPYGGQGPAATAEKNTKRATDRWKWTLDREVETGNMKATDRDMWVGKGFPTPQKPKPATNRAGQIGYLTDLADNYVVAHSGISKTQLDRGGYQIYTTFDRDKVGALAKSVEDVRKANIKPDVRERDKFVQFGGASVDPRTGKIVAIYGGENALEHYTNNADYTGVQVGSTFKPFVLAAAMSHGKRNPALGRQQSDSQRTLVSPDSIYNGNNKVTLREYNGKIWHDNDGSEWHQKNDGEEDKGLVTLRTAMQYSVNTPFIQLGMDVGTDLVKEAALRAGLDKDQLSATTPTFSLGTSAPSAIRLAGSYATFAASGKQIDPYSVEKVERDGRAVYAHEMKSDTAFSPNVANNVTDVLKTVVEEGTGTSAKLAGGRPAAGKTGTTDENRSAWFAGYTPQLSTAIGMYRVDPNAKKQEFLSMRGVGGKETIHGASFPAEIWADYMNAALKGQPIEQFEPAQPLGEKIFGDGASPSPSAPPSAPPSPSASPSGTPSKSASPSPSASRSCSVFDFRCKHGGSNGGKDGGKDGGTTGGPGGGPAGGSGGPGESPSPDASRRPGGGGLFGGMNG; the protein is encoded by the coding sequence ATGAGCGAGCACCGCCGCAAGCCGCCGCCACAGCCTCAGGGTGGCGGACGAGCCGCGGCCAGGCGCGCGGCACAGCAGCCGGGTTCCGGCCGCCGCGCCGCGCCGACCAGCAGTTCCGCCGCGCGATCCGGTCGCGGCGAGACCGACCGGCACGGCAGCCGTGCCGAAGGCCGCCGTGCGACCCAGCGCGGCCCCGCGGCCGGCGGGCGCAGACGCGGCGGGGATCCCGGAGGAGGTTCCGGCGGGCGGCGCCCGGGCAAAAAGCGCTTCATCGACTATCCCCGGGCGGGCAAGGACGGCGCCAAGCGCTGGCTGCCCTCCTGGAAGCTGGTCCTCGGGACGGCTTTCACCTTCATCGGCCTGATCTTCGGCACCGTGGGCATCGCCCTGGCCGTGGTCCAGGTGCCGTCCGCCCAGCGGACCGCCCAGGTGCAGAAGAACGTCTACTACTGGGCCGACGGCAAGCAGATGGTGGTCGCGGGCGGTGGTGCGCTCAACCGCCAGATCGTGCCGATCTCCAAGATCCCCCTGTCGATGCAGAGGGCGGTGATCTCGGCCGAGAACGCCAGCTTCTACAAGGACTGGGGCGTCGACCCGATGGGCATCGCGCGCGCCGTCGTGAAGATGGCGCAGGGCGGGGAGACCCAGAGCGGTTCGACCATCACGCAGCAGTTCGTGAAGAACACGTACCTGAGCCAGGAGCAGACGCTCAAGCGCAAGGCCACCGAGCTGCTGATCTCCATAAAGGTGGGTGCCACCAAGGACAAGGACGAGATCCTCGCGGGGTACCTCAACACCGCCTATTACGGGCGAGGGGCCTACGGGATCCAGGCCGCGGCACGCGCTTACTACGACAAGGACTGCAAGGACCTCACGCCGAGCGAGAGCGCGTTCCTCGCCGCCACGCTCAACGGCCCCAACCTGTACGACCCGTACGGCGGCCAGGGCCCGGCGGCCACCGCGGAGAAGAACACCAAGCGGGCCACCGACCGCTGGAAGTGGACCCTGGACCGCGAGGTCGAGACGGGCAACATGAAGGCGACCGACCGCGACATGTGGGTCGGCAAGGGCTTCCCGACCCCCCAGAAGCCCAAGCCCGCGACGAACCGCGCCGGTCAGATCGGCTACCTCACCGACCTCGCCGACAACTACGTCGTCGCCCACTCCGGCATCAGCAAGACCCAGCTGGACCGCGGCGGCTACCAGATCTACACGACCTTCGACCGGGACAAGGTCGGCGCCCTGGCGAAGTCGGTCGAGGACGTCCGCAAGGCGAACATCAAGCCGGACGTGCGGGAGCGCGACAAGTTCGTGCAGTTCGGCGGGGCCTCCGTCGACCCCAGGACCGGCAAGATCGTCGCCATCTACGGCGGCGAGAACGCGCTGGAGCACTACACCAACAACGCCGACTACACCGGTGTGCAGGTGGGCTCGACCTTCAAGCCCTTCGTGCTCGCCGCGGCCATGTCGCACGGCAAGCGCAACCCGGCCCTGGGCCGGCAGCAGAGCGACAGCCAGCGCACGCTCGTCTCTCCCGACAGCATCTACAACGGCAACAACAAGGTGACGCTGCGGGAGTACAACGGCAAGATCTGGCACGACAACGACGGCAGCGAGTGGCACCAGAAGAACGACGGTGAAGAGGACAAGGGCCTCGTCACCCTGCGCACCGCCATGCAGTACTCGGTGAACACCCCCTTCATCCAGCTCGGCATGGACGTCGGCACGGACCTGGTCAAGGAGGCCGCCCTGCGGGCCGGCCTGGACAAGGACCAGCTCTCCGCCACCACGCCCACCTTCTCGCTCGGCACATCGGCGCCCAGCGCGATCCGGCTGGCCGGTTCCTACGCCACCTTCGCCGCCAGCGGCAAGCAGATCGACCCGTACTCGGTCGAGAAGGTCGAGCGGGACGGCAGGGCGGTCTACGCGCACGAGATGAAGTCGGACACCGCGTTCTCGCCGAACGTGGCGAACAACGTCACCGACGTCCTCAAGACCGTCGTGGAGGAGGGCACGGGCACCTCGGCCAAGCTCGCCGGCGGCCGTCCGGCCGCGGGCAAGACGGGTACGACGGACGAGAACCGCTCCGCCTGGTTCGCGGGCTACACCCCGCAGCTGTCCACGGCGATCGGCATGTACCGGGTCGACCCCAACGCCAAGAAGCAGGAGTTCCTGTCGATGCGCGGCGTGGGCGGCAAGGAGACCATCCACGGTGCGTCGTTCCCGGCGGAGATCTGGGCCGACTACATGAACGCCGCGCTCAAGGGCCAGCCGATCGAGCAGTTCGAGCCGGCGCAGCCGCTCGGCGAGAAGATCTTCGGTGACGGCGCCAGCCCCTCCCCCAGCGCTCCCCCCTCCGCGCCCCCGTCGCCGTCCGCTTCCCCGTCCGGTACGCCGTCGAAGTCCGCCTCGCCGAGCCCGTCGGCGAGCCGTTCCTGCTCGGTGTTCGACTTCCGCTGCAAGCACGGTGGGAGCAACGGCGGGAAGGACGGCGGGAAGGACGGTGGCACCACCGGTGGTCCCGGTGGCGGACCGGCCGGCGGTTCCGGCGGGCCGGGCGAGTCGCCGTCGCCGGACGCCAGCAGGCGCCCCGGAGGCGGCGGCCTCTTCGGTGGCATGAACGGCTGA
- a CDS encoding glycosyltransferase family 87 protein — translation MRSARDDDRQVRPTDEDEVAAAGSELIGGPAGKRAVPGGGWWTPVRVIVLVAIGMFALGMVQKLPCYQYGWFFGATTQYTHACYSDIPHLYSGRGFDAGLIPYFDRIPQAVSGGMDYLEYPVLTGLFMQIAAWLTPGGGTIQHREQINWLVNAGMLMACTAVIALCSARTHRRRPWDALLIALAPAFALTATVNWDLFAVALTAAAMLMWARGRTVPAGVLIGLAAAAKLYPLLLLGPLFVLCLRAGRMKAFVVTTASAVAAWLVVNLPVMLTHDAAGFHIREGWAKFYTFSQERPIDFGSIWLLISQRTGNPLDDANTYVSLLMILGCLALVALGLYAPRRPRFAQLAFLVVALFILTNKVYSPQYVLWLIPLAVLARPKWRDFLIWQACEVLYFLGIWSYLAYTGSGDKHQGLPTEGYQLAIALHLLGTLYLCAVVVRDILMPERDVVRRDGSDDPSGGILDGAPDVVALGSAHTPTYAERSVGASVRWGTGSRPPA, via the coding sequence ATGAGGAGCGCGCGGGACGACGACCGGCAGGTGCGGCCCACCGATGAGGACGAGGTGGCGGCCGCAGGAAGCGAGCTCATCGGCGGGCCCGCCGGCAAGCGGGCGGTGCCCGGTGGGGGCTGGTGGACGCCGGTCCGTGTGATCGTGCTGGTGGCGATCGGGATGTTCGCCCTCGGCATGGTCCAGAAGCTCCCCTGCTACCAGTACGGGTGGTTCTTCGGCGCCACCACGCAGTACACCCACGCCTGCTATTCCGACATCCCGCACCTCTACAGCGGCCGTGGCTTCGACGCGGGCCTGATCCCGTACTTCGACCGCATCCCCCAGGCCGTCTCCGGCGGCATGGACTATCTGGAATATCCGGTCCTCACCGGCCTGTTCATGCAGATCGCCGCCTGGCTCACCCCCGGCGGCGGCACCATCCAGCACCGCGAGCAGATCAACTGGCTGGTCAACGCCGGCATGCTGATGGCCTGCACCGCCGTGATCGCCCTCTGCTCGGCCCGTACGCACCGGCGCCGGCCCTGGGACGCCCTGCTGATCGCCCTCGCGCCGGCCTTCGCCCTGACGGCCACCGTCAACTGGGACCTGTTCGCCGTCGCCCTCACCGCCGCGGCGATGCTGATGTGGGCCCGCGGCAGGACGGTGCCCGCGGGCGTCCTCATCGGCCTGGCAGCCGCGGCGAAGCTCTATCCGCTGCTGCTCCTCGGCCCGCTCTTCGTGCTGTGCCTGCGGGCCGGGCGCATGAAGGCCTTCGTCGTGACCACCGCGTCCGCCGTGGCCGCCTGGCTGGTGGTGAACCTCCCGGTGATGCTCACGCACGACGCCGCCGGCTTCCACATCCGCGAGGGCTGGGCGAAGTTCTACACCTTCAGCCAGGAGCGCCCGATCGACTTCGGCTCGATCTGGCTGCTGATCTCCCAGCGGACGGGCAATCCCCTGGACGACGCCAATACGTACGTGAGCCTGCTGATGATCCTGGGCTGCCTGGCCCTGGTGGCCCTCGGCCTCTACGCCCCCAGGCGCCCGCGCTTCGCCCAGCTGGCCTTCCTCGTGGTGGCGCTCTTCATCCTCACCAACAAGGTCTATTCACCGCAGTACGTGCTCTGGCTCATCCCGCTCGCCGTGCTGGCGCGCCCCAAGTGGCGCGACTTCCTGATCTGGCAGGCCTGCGAGGTGCTGTACTTCCTCGGCATCTGGTCCTACCTCGCCTACACGGGCAGCGGCGACAAACACCAGGGCCTGCCCACGGAGGGCTATCAACTGGCCATCGCCCTGCACCTGCTGGGCACGCTGTACCTGTGCGCGGTCGTCGTGCGCGACATCCTCATGCCCGAGCGGGACGTCGTCCGCCGGGACGGCTCCGACGACCCCTCCGGCGGCATCCTCGACGGGGCCCCGGACGTCGTCGCGCTGGGCTCCGCGCACACGCCGACGTACGCGGAGCGGTCCGTGGGCGCGAGCGTGCGCTGGGGGACCGGCAGCCGCCCGCCGGCGTAG